The Polypterus senegalus isolate Bchr_013 chromosome 1, ASM1683550v1, whole genome shotgun sequence genome includes a window with the following:
- the LOC120536358 gene encoding CPD photolyase isoform X2, with translation MQKKSSTKDSVKQLKAKKSKLLEDDHHDDYACKRQKLPEVTGGGKRLSDAICISRRETASSVAEFKFNKKRVRILSKTEDIVDGSDGILYWMSRDQRVQDNWALLFAQRLALKQKLPLHVCFCLVPRFLEATIRHFGFMLHGLQEVAKECTELDISFHLLIGYAKDVLPEFVKLNHIGAVVTDFSPLRVPLQWLQDVKDRLPESIPFAQVDAHNIVPCWVVSDKQEYAARTIRKKIHDKLPEFLTEFPPVVLHPHCTKIKTKEVDWEKARASLEVDHTVKEVDWAKPGTQGGMAVLASFISERLKLYSSDRNDPNKEALSNLSPWFHFGQVAVQRAVLEVQKFRSKYRESVESFIEESVVRRELSDNFCFYNPRYDSLDGAFEWARKTLEDHAKDKRTHLYSRAELEEGRTHDPLWNAAQLQMVHEGKMHGFLRMYWAKKILEWTHSPAEALEISIYLNDRYELDGRDPNGYVGCMWSICGTHDQGWSERAVFGKIRYMNYAGCKRKFDVNQFECTYNYKKFTP, from the exons atgcagaaaaaaagttctacAAAAGATTCAGTGAAACAGTTGAAGGCTAAAAAGAGCAAGCTCCTAGAGGATGATCACCATGATGATTATGCATGCAAGAGGCAGAAGCTGCCTGAGGTGACTGGAGGAGGCAAAAGGTTGTCAGATGCCATATGTATTTCCCGCAGGGAAACTGCCTCATCAGTTGCAGAGTTCAAATTCAACAAGAAACGGGTCCGGATTTTGTCCAAGACGGAGGATATTGTAGATGGATCAGATGGTATCCTTTACTGGATGTCCAGGGATCAGCGGGTACAAG ATAACTGGGCATTGCTGTTTGCACAGCGTCTGGCTCTTAAGCAGAAGCTACCCCTCCATGTGTGTTTCTGTTTGGTACCACGCTTCCTTGAGGCAACCATTCGCCACTTTGGCTTTATGCTACATGGCCTACAGGAAGTGGCAAAG GAATGTACTGAGTTGGACATCTCCTTCCATCTGTTAATTGGTTATGCAAAAGATGTTTTGCCAGAGTTTGTGAAGTTAAACCACATTGGAGCAGTTGTCACCGACTTCTCCCCATTGCGGGTCCCACTACAGTGGCTGCAAGATGTTAAAGATAGACTGCCAGAAAGTATTCCCTTTGCACAG GTTGATGCCCATAATATTGTACCTTGCTGGGTTGTCTCAGACAAGCAAGAATATGCAGCAAGGACTATCCGCAAAAAGATTCATGATAAACTGCCTGAGTTTCTGACAGAGTTTCCCCCTGTGGTGCTACATCCTCATTGCACCAAGATCAAAACTAAG GAGGTGGACTGGGAGAAAGCACGTGCCTCTTTGGAAGTAGACCACACTGTGAAGGAGGTGGACTGGGCTAAGCCTGGAACTCAAGGAGGCATGGCTGTTCTTGCGTCATTCATTTCAGAGAGACTCAAGCTCTATTCATCTGACCGCAATGATCCTAACAAAGAAGCACTCAGCAATCTTTCACCCTGGTTTCATTTTG gCCAGGTAGCAGTGCAGCGTGCAGTGCTTGAGGTGCAGAAATTCCGTAGTAAATATCGTGAGTCTGTTGAGAGCTTCATTGAGGAATCAGTAGTAAGGAGGGAACTGTCTGACAACTTCTGCTTCTACAATCCTAGATATGACTCCTTGGATG GGGCCTTTGAGTGGGCCAGAAAGACCCTCGAGGACCACGCCAAGGACAAGCGTACTCACCTGTATTCACGTGCAGAACTAGAGGAAGGCAGAACTCATGACCCACTTTGGAATGCAGCACAG CTGCAGATGGTTCATGAAGGGAAAATGCATGGCTTCCTGAGAATGTACTGGGCAAAAAAGATACTGGAGTGGACCCACTCCCCAGCAGAGGCCTTAGAAATTTCCATTTACTTGAATGACAGATATGAGCTAGATGGACGAGACCCAAATGGATATGTTG GGTGTATGTGGTCAATCTGTGGAACTCATGATCAAGGGTGGTCTGAAAGAGCAGTGTTTGGGAAGATTCGATACATGAATTATGCAGGGTGTAAGAGGAAGTTTGATGTCAACCAGTTTGAGTGTACATACAACTATAAGAAATTCACTCCCTGA
- the LOC120536358 gene encoding CPD photolyase isoform X1, with amino-acid sequence MSNNTTFRCCLQSCRKVQSLSPTTLYTFAASLYCATSKIIEMQKKSSTKDSVKQLKAKKSKLLEDDHHDDYACKRQKLPEVTGGGKRLSDAICISRRETASSVAEFKFNKKRVRILSKTEDIVDGSDGILYWMSRDQRVQDNWALLFAQRLALKQKLPLHVCFCLVPRFLEATIRHFGFMLHGLQEVAKECTELDISFHLLIGYAKDVLPEFVKLNHIGAVVTDFSPLRVPLQWLQDVKDRLPESIPFAQVDAHNIVPCWVVSDKQEYAARTIRKKIHDKLPEFLTEFPPVVLHPHCTKIKTKEVDWEKARASLEVDHTVKEVDWAKPGTQGGMAVLASFISERLKLYSSDRNDPNKEALSNLSPWFHFGQVAVQRAVLEVQKFRSKYRESVESFIEESVVRRELSDNFCFYNPRYDSLDGAFEWARKTLEDHAKDKRTHLYSRAELEEGRTHDPLWNAAQLQMVHEGKMHGFLRMYWAKKILEWTHSPAEALEISIYLNDRYELDGRDPNGYVGCMWSICGTHDQGWSERAVFGKIRYMNYAGCKRKFDVNQFECTYNYKKFTP; translated from the exons ATGAGTAACAATACCACATTCAG GTGCTGTCTGCAGTCTTGCCGGAAAGTTCAGTCCTTGTCACCAACAACATTGTATACTTTTGCAGCCTCGCTATACTGTGCAACATCAAAGATAATAGagatgcagaaaaaaagttctacAAAAGATTCAGTGAAACAGTTGAAGGCTAAAAAGAGCAAGCTCCTAGAGGATGATCACCATGATGATTATGCATGCAAGAGGCAGAAGCTGCCTGAGGTGACTGGAGGAGGCAAAAGGTTGTCAGATGCCATATGTATTTCCCGCAGGGAAACTGCCTCATCAGTTGCAGAGTTCAAATTCAACAAGAAACGGGTCCGGATTTTGTCCAAGACGGAGGATATTGTAGATGGATCAGATGGTATCCTTTACTGGATGTCCAGGGATCAGCGGGTACAAG ATAACTGGGCATTGCTGTTTGCACAGCGTCTGGCTCTTAAGCAGAAGCTACCCCTCCATGTGTGTTTCTGTTTGGTACCACGCTTCCTTGAGGCAACCATTCGCCACTTTGGCTTTATGCTACATGGCCTACAGGAAGTGGCAAAG GAATGTACTGAGTTGGACATCTCCTTCCATCTGTTAATTGGTTATGCAAAAGATGTTTTGCCAGAGTTTGTGAAGTTAAACCACATTGGAGCAGTTGTCACCGACTTCTCCCCATTGCGGGTCCCACTACAGTGGCTGCAAGATGTTAAAGATAGACTGCCAGAAAGTATTCCCTTTGCACAG GTTGATGCCCATAATATTGTACCTTGCTGGGTTGTCTCAGACAAGCAAGAATATGCAGCAAGGACTATCCGCAAAAAGATTCATGATAAACTGCCTGAGTTTCTGACAGAGTTTCCCCCTGTGGTGCTACATCCTCATTGCACCAAGATCAAAACTAAG GAGGTGGACTGGGAGAAAGCACGTGCCTCTTTGGAAGTAGACCACACTGTGAAGGAGGTGGACTGGGCTAAGCCTGGAACTCAAGGAGGCATGGCTGTTCTTGCGTCATTCATTTCAGAGAGACTCAAGCTCTATTCATCTGACCGCAATGATCCTAACAAAGAAGCACTCAGCAATCTTTCACCCTGGTTTCATTTTG gCCAGGTAGCAGTGCAGCGTGCAGTGCTTGAGGTGCAGAAATTCCGTAGTAAATATCGTGAGTCTGTTGAGAGCTTCATTGAGGAATCAGTAGTAAGGAGGGAACTGTCTGACAACTTCTGCTTCTACAATCCTAGATATGACTCCTTGGATG GGGCCTTTGAGTGGGCCAGAAAGACCCTCGAGGACCACGCCAAGGACAAGCGTACTCACCTGTATTCACGTGCAGAACTAGAGGAAGGCAGAACTCATGACCCACTTTGGAATGCAGCACAG CTGCAGATGGTTCATGAAGGGAAAATGCATGGCTTCCTGAGAATGTACTGGGCAAAAAAGATACTGGAGTGGACCCACTCCCCAGCAGAGGCCTTAGAAATTTCCATTTACTTGAATGACAGATATGAGCTAGATGGACGAGACCCAAATGGATATGTTG GGTGTATGTGGTCAATCTGTGGAACTCATGATCAAGGGTGGTCTGAAAGAGCAGTGTTTGGGAAGATTCGATACATGAATTATGCAGGGTGTAAGAGGAAGTTTGATGTCAACCAGTTTGAGTGTACATACAACTATAAGAAATTCACTCCCTGA